Proteins encoded together in one Funiculus sociatus GB2-C1 window:
- a CDS encoding tetratricopeptide repeat protein, producing MAEDGKLKKAKGKNALNLGLASFLRWGQDTQNSQQKVLPFICLLLTFSYLIVNFYYPKSLLAQEQLKDFNYWGSLCDLLADEKKYAEAVAACDQAIALNPNQAKTWTDRIEGLLGQAKYTEALVSADKALGIKPDYSLALADRCIALVNLGKYEDAIASCDKALISDGNWGNNGTPLIAWYNKGLAQTKLGQYAEAIASYESALEIKPDYSLALVDRCAALAQASKYTEAIAACDLALKSDGDWGTATPALAWYNKGVALKKLGQYQEALASYDQALAISPTDATAWTEHGVLLSVVGKPALALASQQFAVKISPNYSQALANQCAAFNKLGQFKEAQEPCEKALQGDGKWGETSPAFAWDQRGNALAGQGNYEEALASHDRAIGLNPDYAEAWNNRSVTLWFLGRYSEAIVSSDRATTINPNYAQAWFNKGRILRTVKKYPEALAAYDKAVKSADPNFASKLLADIWANRTVVLWTLGRYSEALASSDRAINLNPELSQAWYNRGVVLVGLKRYKEALTAYAQAIRITPTDANSLAGQGVALLNLDRLEEAIAAFEEALKLDPKNSLALDNKTLAMQKLEEKMKETAPLTAPLPPLQK from the coding sequence ATGGCAGAAGACGGCAAGTTGAAGAAGGCAAAAGGTAAAAACGCTCTAAATTTAGGTTTAGCTTCGTTTCTGAGATGGGGACAAGACACGCAAAATTCCCAGCAAAAAGTTCTTCCTTTCATCTGTTTATTGTTAACTTTTTCTTATTTAATTGTTAATTTTTATTACCCCAAAAGTCTGCTGGCTCAGGAACAGTTGAAGGACTTTAATTACTGGGGGAGTCTGTGCGACTTATTAGCAGACGAAAAAAAATATGCAGAAGCAGTGGCGGCGTGCGATCAGGCGATCGCACTCAACCCCAACCAGGCGAAAACCTGGACTGACCGGATTGAGGGACTACTAGGACAGGCAAAGTACACGGAAGCGCTGGTTTCCGCTGACAAGGCGCTGGGTATCAAACCTGACTATTCTCTCGCTTTGGCGGATCGGTGTATTGCCTTAGTCAACTTAGGGAAGTATGAGGATGCGATCGCGAGTTGCGATAAGGCGCTGATCTCCGATGGAAATTGGGGAAACAACGGCACACCCCTAATAGCGTGGTATAATAAAGGGCTGGCGCAAACAAAGTTAGGACAGTACGCAGAAGCGATCGCCTCTTATGAAAGTGCCTTAGAAATTAAACCAGATTATTCTCTAGCTTTGGTCGATCGGTGCGCTGCATTAGCGCAAGCCAGCAAATACACCGAAGCGATCGCAGCTTGCGATCTGGCGCTAAAAAGTGACGGCGACTGGGGAACTGCCACACCAGCGCTGGCATGGTACAACAAAGGTGTAGCCCTCAAAAAGTTGGGACAGTACCAAGAAGCGCTCGCCTCTTACGATCAAGCTCTGGCGATTAGTCCTACCGATGCAACCGCTTGGACTGAACATGGAGTTTTGCTGTCTGTAGTAGGTAAACCAGCACTCGCACTAGCATCGCAGCAATTTGCAGTTAAAATTAGTCCGAATTATTCTCAAGCCTTAGCCAACCAATGCGCGGCCTTCAACAAATTAGGGCAATTTAAAGAAGCCCAGGAACCCTGCGAGAAAGCCCTGCAAGGTGATGGCAAATGGGGTGAGACGAGTCCCGCATTTGCTTGGGATCAGCGGGGGAACGCCTTAGCAGGACAAGGTAACTACGAAGAAGCTTTGGCCTCCCACGATCGGGCGATTGGGCTTAACCCTGACTATGCGGAAGCTTGGAACAACCGCAGCGTTACGCTATGGTTTTTGGGAAGATACTCAGAAGCCATTGTTTCTAGCGATCGCGCCACTACTATCAATCCTAACTATGCTCAGGCTTGGTTCAACAAAGGCAGGATACTAAGGACGGTGAAAAAGTATCCCGAAGCACTCGCCGCTTACGACAAAGCCGTTAAGAGTGCCGATCCTAACTTTGCTAGTAAGCTTCTGGCTGATATTTGGGCAAACCGAACTGTAGTGCTGTGGACTTTGGGAAGATATTCTGAAGCCCTTGCAAGTAGCGATCGCGCCATTAACCTCAATCCGGAATTATCTCAAGCTTGGTACAACCGTGGTGTAGTGCTGGTAGGCTTGAAACGTTATAAAGAGGCACTTACTGCTTACGCCCAAGCTATCCGCATCACTCCCACCGATGCTAATAGTTTGGCAGGTCAAGGGGTCGCCCTGTTGAATTTGGATCGACTAGAAGAAGCGATCGCTGCTTTTGAAGAAGCCTTGAAACTTGACCCCAAAAACTCCCTAGCTTTGGACAACAAAACTTTGGCGATGCAAAAGTTAGAAGAAAAAATGAAAGAAACCGCCCCACTAACTGCACCATTACCACCACTTCAAAAATGA
- the crtW gene encoding beta-carotene ketolase CrtW, translated as MLQLEHPPLQATQIKRIERSEDTYLGLAIAFAIIGIWASSLIFLFSLDLSQVPVLWKIVALVWQTFLYTGLFITAHDAMHGVVVPPHLKINNFIGSLVLTLYGLFSFDELRKKHWEHHHHPASELDPDFHDSKHKNFFAWYLYFMMGYWSWKRLIGLMVVFNLISFTFHIPEANLTLFWVIPSILSSVQLFFFGTYLPHQEPEGGYTNNHRAKTNALPIFWSFITCYHFGYHEEHHEAPHVPWWKLPEVYKMNRKVG; from the coding sequence ATGCTCCAACTCGAACACCCACCACTGCAAGCAACGCAAATTAAGCGAATAGAGCGAAGTGAAGATACATATCTGGGGCTTGCAATTGCTTTTGCAATTATTGGAATCTGGGCAAGCAGCCTAATTTTCTTATTTTCCCTGGATCTTTCGCAAGTTCCTGTCTTATGGAAAATAGTAGCATTAGTTTGGCAGACATTTCTGTATACAGGATTGTTTATTACCGCTCATGATGCAATGCACGGTGTGGTAGTTCCTCCTCACCTTAAAATTAATAACTTTATAGGTTCCTTAGTTTTAACCCTTTATGGACTCTTTTCTTTTGATGAGTTAAGAAAAAAGCATTGGGAACACCACCACCATCCAGCGAGTGAACTAGATCCAGATTTTCACGACAGTAAGCACAAAAACTTTTTTGCCTGGTATCTTTATTTTATGATGGGCTACTGGAGCTGGAAACGGCTTATAGGGTTAATGGTGGTATTTAACCTGATTAGTTTCACGTTTCATATACCAGAAGCCAATTTAACTTTATTTTGGGTGATTCCTTCGATTTTGAGTTCGGTGCAGTTATTCTTTTTTGGCACCTATTTACCACACCAAGAGCCAGAAGGTGGTTATACGAATAACCATCGCGCCAAGACGAATGCACTCCCGATTTTCTGGTCTTTTATCACTTGCTATCACTTTGGCTACCACGAGGAACATCACGAAGCTCCTCATGTTCCTTGGTGGAAGTTGCCAGAGGTTTATAAGATGAATCGGAAGGTTGGTTGA
- a CDS encoding chlorophyll a/b-binding protein encodes METRTTPPVAQAFNGKDRNAFLFGWNPQAELWNGRLAMIGFLAYLLWDLAGYSVVRDVLHLLPHVAR; translated from the coding sequence ATGGAAACTCGCACTACTCCACCTGTTGCTCAAGCTTTCAATGGCAAAGACCGCAATGCGTTCCTATTTGGCTGGAACCCTCAAGCTGAACTGTGGAACGGTCGCTTAGCAATGATCGGTTTCTTGGCTTACCTACTTTGGGATTTGGCAGGCTATAGCGTGGTTCGTGACGTACTGCACCTGCTTCCTCATGTCGCCCGCTAA
- a CDS encoding SDR family NAD(P)-dependent oxidoreductase: MAPTVLITGASQGIGKATSLLFASKGYDIIMAARTPDRLEAAAKEVRSHGHQALTIPTDVRDPKQVETLVQKALEHFGTIDVLINNAGLYISGPVEEFSLDDWHQAIDLNLWGYIHTIHALLPHFLERKRGTIVNVSSIGGQVPIAYLVPYSTSKFAVTGLTRSLHGELAPKGIHVGGIYPNIIKSDFMERAIFRGKNADDFQARRDQVDQVLKVPVVEKPEDVADAIWDAVKHQHSEVLVGSANLSKASYNMFPGFMQWVFRKTFQLKDKQA, encoded by the coding sequence ATGGCTCCCACGGTACTGATCACAGGTGCTTCTCAAGGCATCGGCAAAGCAACATCTCTATTATTTGCTAGTAAAGGGTATGACATTATAATGGCGGCGCGTACCCCAGACCGCTTAGAAGCCGCAGCCAAAGAAGTGCGATCGCATGGTCATCAAGCGCTAACTATTCCCACCGATGTCAGAGATCCCAAACAGGTAGAAACCCTCGTTCAGAAGGCGCTGGAGCATTTTGGCACTATCGACGTATTGATTAACAATGCAGGCCTTTACATATCTGGGCCAGTTGAAGAATTTTCCCTAGATGATTGGCATCAGGCGATAGACCTCAACCTGTGGGGGTATATTCACACAATTCACGCCTTATTGCCCCATTTTCTGGAGCGGAAAAGAGGCACGATAGTTAATGTGAGTTCTATTGGGGGGCAAGTACCCATTGCTTACTTAGTGCCTTATTCTACTAGCAAGTTTGCCGTCACTGGTTTAACGCGATCGCTGCACGGGGAACTAGCACCAAAAGGCATTCATGTTGGTGGAATTTATCCAAATATAATCAAGAGTGATTTTATGGAACGGGCAATCTTTCGAGGCAAGAATGCCGACGATTTCCAAGCCCGTCGGGATCAGGTCGATCAGGTGCTGAAGGTTCCTGTGGTGGAGAAACCGGAGGATGTGGCAGATGCTATCTGGGATGCGGTGAAGCATCAGCATTCTGAGGTGTTAGTTGGTTCAGCCAACCTATCGAAGGCTTCTTATAATATGTTTCCCGGCTTCATGCAGTGGGTGTTCCGGAAAACCTTTCAGCTGAAGGATAAGCAAGCATAG
- a CDS encoding CHAT domain-containing protein, which translates to MNLCLITPPVLAQTQDNIEFNADKLLGLGIRQHQTGQFEESLKSLQQALRLYQEIGSRTGETNTLLSLGETYFTVGQYLRAIAFYQQTLEIVRSIGDQATEAKTLDNLGTAYFYLGDEKQAKEFRTAAETLRKEIGNPKREAAFLGNVGITSESEGEYQDAIALYQEQLAAARESGNIEAVGDALNNLAAAYRTLGQYPQAIEFYQQQLVIARKAKDAVQEAYFLNNIAESYELLGQYPQAIEVRREQLAIASKSGDPGKELLALNNLAKSYQNAGQFESAIALYQQPLEKAIKAGDRLAEGKALNNLGFALLKSGKPEEAKTTLDNAIKAWEAIRAKLGSGNNYIDAQTATYQRLQQVLIAQNQPVAALEMAEQGRIRTIVDLLRLRLDSEPVGNNLKPAPKKLIYPTIADIQKIAKEEKATFVEYSIVPDEGVYAWVIQPTGEVTFRRIEISAKNTIYPITSVEDVISSIPESLGLKGKKVENSPKLPSSQKPNSEGKSALEPKPLLQLHQLLIKPIADLLPKDPTARVIFIPQKEMFPIPFAALVDIYGNYLIQKHTILTSPSIQLLALTRQQRSKTAGGNRLVVGNPVMPRIAPAPGETPKALPPLLSAEQEAIEIAKQFNTKDLFIGNKATKAAVLEKMRKAKSVHLATYGILDDFKRQGIPGAIALAPFGSDSGLLTTAEILELYAQPKGQRLRPELVVLSVAETGKGRTNGDGILGLSASLMTVGVPTLIMPMWSAPDAPTNALMSEFYKQLKQKNDKAEALRNAMLKIKQQNPNPKDWAAFTLIGEPK; encoded by the coding sequence GTGAATTTATGTCTGATAACGCCGCCAGTTTTGGCTCAAACCCAAGATAATATTGAATTCAATGCCGATAAACTGCTAGGGCTAGGAATTCGACAGCATCAGACTGGGCAATTTGAAGAGTCGTTAAAGTCTTTGCAGCAGGCGCTGAGACTGTATCAGGAGATTGGTTCGCGTACAGGAGAAACCAATACTCTGTTGAGTCTGGGAGAAACTTACTTTACTGTAGGGCAATATCTGCGAGCGATCGCATTCTATCAGCAGACGTTGGAAATTGTGCGGAGTATTGGCGATCAAGCAACTGAGGCTAAGACTTTAGATAATCTTGGTACTGCTTACTTTTATCTAGGAGATGAAAAGCAAGCTAAGGAATTTCGCACCGCCGCAGAAACTCTGAGAAAGGAAATTGGCAATCCCAAAAGAGAAGCAGCTTTCTTAGGCAATGTGGGGATAACTTCCGAGTCTGAGGGAGAATACCAAGATGCAATCGCATTGTATCAAGAACAGTTAGCAGCTGCGAGAGAAAGCGGCAATATAGAAGCCGTAGGTGATGCCTTAAACAACCTGGCAGCAGCTTACCGAACTTTGGGGCAATATCCGCAGGCTATAGAATTTTACCAGCAGCAGTTGGTAATTGCCAGGAAAGCTAAAGATGCGGTACAAGAAGCGTATTTTCTGAATAATATTGCCGAGTCTTACGAGTTGCTAGGACAATATCCGCAGGCGATAGAAGTGAGAAGAGAACAACTAGCGATCGCATCCAAAAGTGGCGACCCAGGAAAGGAACTTCTCGCCTTAAATAACTTAGCAAAATCTTATCAGAATGCGGGGCAATTTGAGAGCGCGATCGCACTATATCAGCAGCCCCTGGAAAAAGCAATAAAAGCAGGCGATCGCTTGGCAGAAGGGAAAGCGCTGAATAATCTGGGATTTGCTTTACTTAAATCCGGTAAACCAGAAGAAGCGAAAACAACTCTGGATAATGCTATTAAAGCATGGGAGGCAATTCGCGCCAAATTAGGCAGCGGCAATAATTATATAGACGCGCAAACTGCTACTTACCAGCGACTACAACAAGTTTTGATTGCTCAAAATCAACCTGTTGCGGCTTTGGAAATGGCAGAACAAGGACGCATCAGAACAATTGTAGATTTGCTACGATTGCGCTTAGATAGTGAACCAGTAGGGAATAATTTAAAACCAGCGCCCAAAAAGCTTATTTACCCAACAATTGCCGATATTCAGAAAATAGCTAAAGAAGAAAAAGCTACATTTGTTGAATATTCAATTGTTCCGGATGAAGGTGTGTATGCTTGGGTAATTCAGCCTACAGGAGAAGTGACATTTCGCCGGATTGAAATCAGCGCCAAAAATACAATTTATCCAATTACTTCTGTAGAGGATGTTATTTCTAGTATTCCGGAATCTCTAGGATTGAAAGGGAAAAAGGTAGAAAATTCGCCTAAACTACCTTCTTCACAGAAACCTAACTCAGAAGGGAAATCAGCACTTGAGCCAAAACCGTTATTGCAACTGCATCAGTTGTTAATTAAACCGATTGCTGACCTTTTACCAAAAGATCCCACCGCCCGCGTTATCTTTATTCCGCAAAAAGAAATGTTCCCGATTCCTTTTGCGGCTTTGGTGGATATCTATGGCAATTACTTAATCCAAAAACACACCATTCTAACTTCCCCATCAATTCAGTTATTAGCTTTAACTCGCCAACAACGCTCAAAAACTGCGGGAGGAAACCGCCTAGTAGTTGGCAATCCTGTAATGCCCCGAATTGCACCCGCACCCGGAGAGACTCCGAAAGCGTTACCGCCGCTTTTGAGTGCGGAACAGGAAGCCATAGAAATTGCTAAACAGTTCAATACTAAAGACCTGTTTATCGGCAATAAGGCAACCAAGGCAGCTGTGTTAGAAAAGATGCGGAAAGCCAAGAGTGTGCATTTGGCAACTTACGGGATACTAGATGATTTTAAACGACAGGGCATTCCCGGCGCGATCGCGCTTGCTCCCTTTGGTTCAGATAGTGGCTTACTCACCACTGCGGAAATTCTGGAATTGTACGCCCAACCAAAAGGGCAACGTCTGCGTCCGGAATTAGTCGTCCTCAGTGTAGCCGAAACTGGAAAAGGCAGAACTAACGGTGATGGGATTCTTGGTTTATCCGCTTCCTTGATGACAGTTGGCGTTCCCACTTTAATTATGCCTATGTGGTCAGCACCTGATGCTCCCACGAATGCTTTGATGAGTGAGTTTTACAAGCAGCTGAAGCAGAAAAACGATAAAGCCGAAGCCTTAAGAAATGCCATGCTGAAAATCAAGCAGCAAAATCCTAATCCTAAAGACTGGGCAGCATTTACCTTAATTGGCGAACCAAAATAA
- the ilvC gene encoding ketol-acid reductoisomerase: protein MQQTRSLISSLSCLEWFILSTSSDKIKSLHYLRRIRSGDTPMARMYYDTDANLDLLNGKTVAIIGYGSQGHAHALNLKDSGVNVIVGLYPGSKSAEKAKEAGLAVHSVADAAKAADFIMILLPDEVQKTVYTNEIQPNLSEGKVIAFAHGFNIHFGQVVPPANVDVVMVAPKGPGHLVRRTYEQGEGVPCLFAVYQDASGQARDRAMAYAKGIGGTRAGVLETSFREETETDLFGEQVVLCGGLSALIKAGFETLVNAGYQPELAYFECLHEVKLIVDLVVEGGLAKMRDSISNTAEYGDYTRGPRIVNDETRAEMRKILQEIQSGQFAREFVLENQSGKPGFTAMRRQESEHPIEEVGKDLRAMFSWLKKV, encoded by the coding sequence ATGCAACAAACGCGATCGCTTATCTCTTCCCTATCTTGCCTTGAGTGGTTCATTCTCTCCACATCATCTGATAAAATCAAGAGTTTGCACTACTTGCGACGCATACGCTCAGGAGACACCCCTATGGCTCGGATGTATTACGACACCGACGCAAATTTAGACTTATTAAACGGAAAAACAGTTGCTATTATCGGCTACGGTTCCCAAGGACACGCCCACGCCCTCAATCTCAAAGATAGCGGTGTGAATGTCATTGTCGGACTGTATCCTGGTAGTAAATCTGCCGAAAAAGCCAAGGAAGCTGGTTTAGCTGTCCACAGTGTAGCTGATGCCGCCAAAGCAGCAGACTTTATTATGATTCTGCTGCCAGATGAAGTGCAAAAAACGGTTTACACCAACGAAATTCAGCCTAATTTGAGTGAAGGGAAAGTAATAGCTTTTGCCCACGGCTTCAATATTCATTTTGGTCAAGTTGTCCCTCCTGCTAATGTAGATGTGGTGATGGTGGCACCAAAAGGCCCTGGACATTTGGTGCGGCGGACTTACGAACAAGGGGAAGGCGTTCCCTGTTTGTTTGCGGTGTATCAGGATGCCTCTGGACAAGCACGCGATCGCGCAATGGCTTACGCTAAAGGTATCGGTGGCACTCGTGCTGGTGTCTTAGAGACAAGCTTCCGGGAAGAAACTGAAACTGATTTATTTGGCGAACAAGTCGTACTGTGCGGCGGTTTGAGTGCTTTGATTAAAGCAGGCTTTGAAACTCTCGTCAACGCTGGTTATCAGCCGGAATTAGCTTATTTTGAATGTCTGCATGAAGTCAAACTAATTGTTGACTTAGTTGTAGAAGGTGGTTTGGCAAAAATGCGCGATAGCATCTCCAATACTGCTGAGTATGGCGATTATACACGCGGCCCTCGGATTGTGAATGACGAAACTCGCGCTGAGATGCGGAAAATTCTTCAAGAAATCCAATCGGGGCAATTTGCACGGGAATTCGTGTTAGAAAATCAATCTGGAAAGCCTGGATTTACAGCGATGCGCCGTCAGGAATCCGAACATCCCATTGAGGAAGTTGGTAAGGATTTACGGGCGATGTTTAGCTGGTTAAAGAAGGTTTAA